The following are encoded together in the Deltaproteobacteria bacterium genome:
- a CDS encoding SDR family oxidoreductase, which yields MKNPGVMVTGFPGFIAGRLMKDLLTSQEVQHHYYFVVLTPFIQKAGEQCAGLESQFPEFKDSWTILEGDIRRRDLGIDAETLKPIRKKIVRLWHLAAVYDLSVPLPFAYGVNVDGTQHVLDFCETLPNFERLLYISTCYVAGKRSGMCYENELDCAQDFKNHYESTKFWAEKLVQHRWDKIPTVIFRPAIVVGDSETGETIKGDGPYVIFQLLMRLPSWLPMVNVGTSKATVNVVPVDFLTKAMATISNQEGALGKVFQLADPNPLQASDIIGLVVEAMDRAPVIGSVPSRWMEALLSVKPIERLVGIQRQAITYFNHPISYDVQNTMEALDGTGVRCPPLVSYLPTLIEYSRRNPNIFMKVQ from the coding sequence ATGAAAAACCCAGGCGTCATGGTAACCGGTTTCCCAGGCTTTATCGCGGGTCGGCTTATGAAAGATTTACTCACGAGCCAGGAAGTACAGCATCATTATTACTTCGTCGTCTTAACTCCTTTTATCCAAAAAGCCGGTGAACAATGTGCGGGACTCGAGAGTCAGTTTCCTGAGTTCAAAGATTCTTGGACGATTCTTGAGGGCGATATTCGGCGCCGGGATTTAGGAATTGATGCAGAGACGCTTAAGCCTATTCGTAAGAAGATTGTGCGGCTTTGGCACTTGGCAGCTGTTTACGACTTAAGCGTACCCCTTCCATTTGCCTATGGCGTGAATGTGGATGGCACACAGCATGTACTCGACTTTTGCGAGACTTTGCCTAATTTTGAGCGGCTGCTTTATATTTCGACTTGCTACGTTGCGGGTAAGCGCAGCGGCATGTGTTACGAGAACGAACTCGACTGTGCGCAAGATTTTAAGAATCATTATGAATCGACCAAGTTTTGGGCTGAGAAGTTGGTTCAGCACCGTTGGGACAAAATACCCACGGTTATTTTTAGACCGGCGATTGTGGTTGGAGACTCTGAGACTGGGGAAACCATCAAAGGCGATGGCCCGTACGTGATTTTTCAACTCCTGATGCGTTTGCCAAGCTGGCTACCCATGGTGAATGTTGGAACCTCGAAGGCCACAGTGAATGTTGTACCGGTCGATTTTCTGACCAAGGCGATGGCAACGATTTCCAATCAAGAAGGCGCTTTGGGGAAAGTTTTTCAGCTGGCCGATCCTAACCCGCTCCAAGCAAGCGATATTATTGGTCTTGTGGTCGAGGCAATGGACCGAGCCCCAGTGATTGGTTCTGTACCTTCAAGGTGGATGGAAGCGCTGCTCAGCGTGAAGCCGATTGAACGTTTGGTGGGAATTCAGCGACAGGCCATCACTTATTTTAACCATCCGATCTCATACGACGTACAAAATACAATGGAGGCGCTGGACGGAACGGGTGTGCGTTGTCCGCCACTTGTCTCCTATTTACCGACGCTTATCGAGTATTCACGGCGTAATCCGAACATCTTCATGAAGGTTCAATGA
- a CDS encoding methylcrotonoyl-CoA carboxylase, which yields MDSLNTQIQKSSPDFAANQAHHHALADTLRERLEKVSQGGSERARETQKKRGKLLPRERIDKLLDAGTPFLELSAMAAFGQHDDKVPAGGIITGVGRVCGRECMIVANDSTVKGGTYFPETVKKHVRAQEIALENRLPCIYLVDSGGAFLPLQAEVFPDKEHFGRIFYNQATMSAAGIPQIAVVLGMCTAGGAYVPAMADENIIVKGNGTIYLAGPPLVKAATGEEVSPEDLGGGSMHSQVSGVTDHLAADEEEALHICRNIVENLGTMKEVDLDIKEPEEPLYSPDEISGVLPADSKVPFDVHEIIARLVDGSRFHEFKASYGSSLVCGFARWMGYPVGIVANNGVLFSESAMKGAHFVQMCNQRKIPLLFLQNITGFMVGKRYEEGGIAKHGAKMVQAVATATVPKITLVIGASHGAGTYAMCGRGYLPRFMFLWPNARVSVMGAEQAASVLVQVKKDQMERHGETMTAEQEEAIRKPVLEKYEREGDPYYGSSRLWDDGIILPSETREVIGMALSATLNAPVKRGDTPVFRM from the coding sequence ATGGACAGTCTAAATACACAAATTCAGAAAAGTTCTCCCGATTTTGCCGCCAACCAGGCGCACCACCATGCTCTTGCGGATACTCTCCGTGAGCGGCTGGAAAAGGTGTCCCAAGGCGGTTCAGAGCGGGCCCGTGAAACCCAAAAAAAACGTGGCAAGCTTTTGCCCCGTGAACGCATCGACAAGCTATTGGATGCAGGCACACCGTTTTTAGAACTCTCTGCCATGGCAGCCTTTGGTCAACATGACGATAAGGTACCTGCTGGCGGAATCATTACAGGTGTGGGGCGCGTATGCGGCCGCGAATGTATGATTGTTGCCAACGACTCCACGGTAAAGGGTGGAACCTATTTCCCCGAGACGGTTAAGAAGCACGTTCGTGCCCAAGAAATCGCCCTCGAAAATAGGCTTCCCTGTATTTACCTCGTGGATTCTGGTGGTGCGTTTTTGCCTCTCCAGGCAGAAGTCTTCCCCGACAAGGAACACTTTGGGCGTATCTTCTACAACCAGGCGACCATGAGCGCAGCCGGCATCCCGCAAATTGCGGTTGTGCTTGGCATGTGTACAGCGGGCGGTGCTTACGTTCCGGCGATGGCAGATGAGAATATCATCGTCAAAGGCAACGGTACGATTTACCTTGCAGGCCCTCCTTTGGTGAAGGCGGCCACTGGTGAAGAAGTCAGTCCCGAAGACTTGGGTGGGGGCTCCATGCACTCACAGGTTTCAGGCGTCACGGATCACTTAGCAGCCGACGAAGAAGAGGCACTGCATATTTGCCGAAACATCGTTGAAAACCTTGGGACCATGAAAGAAGTGGACCTGGACATCAAAGAGCCAGAAGAGCCTCTCTACAGTCCTGATGAAATCTCTGGTGTTTTACCAGCGGATTCAAAAGTGCCATTCGATGTTCATGAAATTATCGCACGTTTGGTTGATGGTTCGCGTTTCCACGAATTCAAAGCCTCTTATGGTTCAAGCCTCGTTTGCGGCTTTGCCCGTTGGATGGGCTACCCAGTAGGTATCGTAGCCAACAATGGTGTGCTCTTCAGTGAGTCAGCCATGAAGGGTGCTCACTTCGTTCAGATGTGCAACCAGCGTAAAATCCCACTTCTCTTCTTGCAAAACATCACCGGATTCATGGTGGGTAAGCGTTATGAAGAAGGCGGAATTGCAAAGCATGGAGCCAAGATGGTCCAGGCGGTTGCCACTGCGACAGTGCCTAAAATCACGCTGGTTATCGGAGCCTCTCATGGTGCCGGAACCTACGCGATGTGTGGCCGCGGCTATCTGCCTCGCTTCATGTTCTTGTGGCCTAATGCGCGGGTTTCCGTGATGGGCGCGGAGCAAGCAGCGAGCGTTCTGGTTCAGGTTAAGAAGGACCAAATGGAGCGTCATGGCGAAACCATGACCGCTGAACAAGAGGAAGCCATTCGAAAGCCAGTACTTGAAAAATACGAGCGTGAGGGAGACCCCTACTATGGTAGCTCACGGCTTTGGGACGACGGTATTATTTTACCCAGTGAAACTCGGGAAGTAATCGGTATGGCGCTATCTGCCACACTGAATGCTCCAGTGAAGCGCGGCGACACACCCGTATTCAGGATGTAG
- a CDS encoding ATP-grasp domain-containing protein, whose product MKVLVANRGEIACRVLRTLRERSIDSVSIYSEVDAGNPHVWLADESVCIGEPRAYLDIEKVIEAAKQTSATAIHPGYGFLAENADFVAACEAAGIVFIGPSVEAMHAFADKRAARVLAMKHDVPVIDGAEVCDSPEVAKELAEKVGYPVLLKASAGGGGKGMRKVFGPDEVADAYESASREGEAAFGDGRLLLEKYIHPARHIEIQILGDGKNAMVVGERECSLQRRYQKVLEEAPATFISDETRKGLAESAIRLAEAVGYSGAGTVEFLVGPDGRHYFLEVNTRLQVEHPVSEMISGIDLVAAQIEIAHGGALPETPMLRGHSIEARLNAEDAYGGYLPQSGDILMLDWPQWPHVRIDSGIVEGGEISPHYDSMIAKVIVWGETREVARTRLLAALKETTLLGVTTNQSFLIDLLEAPFFVSGETYTSTVESETWTAPELPEFVKMAAENAASAPTSGPVGHSKTDRHSPWASIGKFRMGQ is encoded by the coding sequence ATGAAAGTATTGGTAGCAAATCGCGGCGAAATCGCTTGCCGTGTTCTACGTACGCTTCGAGAGCGCTCTATCGATTCAGTGTCGATTTACAGTGAAGTTGATGCGGGTAACCCACATGTATGGCTGGCGGATGAGTCTGTGTGTATTGGTGAGCCACGTGCATATCTCGATATTGAAAAAGTCATTGAAGCAGCGAAGCAAACTTCGGCAACGGCTATCCACCCAGGTTATGGGTTTCTAGCAGAGAACGCCGACTTTGTAGCAGCCTGCGAAGCAGCCGGGATTGTGTTCATTGGCCCAAGCGTTGAAGCGATGCATGCATTCGCCGATAAGCGCGCAGCGCGCGTGTTGGCGATGAAGCACGATGTGCCAGTTATCGATGGAGCAGAGGTTTGCGATTCACCTGAAGTTGCCAAAGAGCTTGCCGAAAAAGTAGGTTATCCAGTTCTTCTCAAAGCGTCGGCAGGTGGTGGCGGTAAAGGGATGCGTAAAGTCTTTGGACCTGACGAAGTTGCTGATGCGTACGAGTCAGCGAGCCGTGAAGGCGAAGCAGCGTTTGGAGATGGCCGCTTACTTTTAGAGAAGTACATCCACCCTGCGCGGCACATTGAGATTCAAATTCTTGGTGATGGTAAAAATGCGATGGTTGTAGGTGAGAGAGAGTGCAGCTTACAGCGACGTTATCAAAAAGTACTCGAAGAGGCGCCGGCTACGTTTATCTCCGACGAAACCCGTAAGGGTTTAGCTGAGAGTGCCATTCGTCTGGCTGAAGCTGTGGGTTATTCAGGCGCGGGAACCGTGGAGTTTCTGGTGGGCCCTGATGGCCGTCATTATTTTCTCGAAGTCAACACACGACTCCAAGTAGAGCATCCCGTGAGCGAGATGATTTCCGGCATCGATTTGGTCGCTGCGCAAATTGAGATCGCGCATGGCGGAGCATTGCCCGAAACGCCGATGTTACGTGGTCACTCGATTGAAGCCAGGCTGAATGCTGAAGATGCCTACGGTGGTTATCTTCCGCAATCTGGCGATATCTTGATGTTGGACTGGCCTCAGTGGCCACATGTACGTATCGATTCTGGTATTGTTGAGGGTGGTGAGATTTCTCCACACTACGACTCGATGATTGCCAAGGTGATTGTTTGGGGAGAGACCCGAGAGGTCGCTCGAACACGTTTGTTAGCGGCTCTTAAAGAAACAACGCTTCTCGGTGTGACCACGAATCAGAGCTTTTTGATTGATCTACTTGAGGCTCCGTTTTTTGTCAGCGGAGAAACTTATACGTCAACAGTTGAATCTGAAACGTGGACGGCTCCAGAGCTACCTGAGTTTGTGAAGATGGCAGCTGAAAATGCAGCGTCTGCGCCGACGTCGGGCCCGGTTGGTCATTCTAAGACAGAT